A genome region from Candidatus Hydrogenedentota bacterium includes the following:
- a CDS encoding radical SAM protein, with product MTFKKTKKRVLTRRGVMWLGQTCNQRCYFCYFVAHITNCDDKMHDFMALDKAKRICKTLRDYYGNTAIDIQGGEPTIYPDIFELIRYCRDIGLYPTLITNGLILGRPGAIEKYRDAGLRDFLVSLHGHETIHDEVVGVDGAYAKILAAIGRMRETGVPFRFNCTMSKPVIPVIPKIAEKAVEYGAYAVNYIAFNPFGNQEQGRRTRENVGRYSDIKPYLAEAIDRLEEAGIETNVRYLPLCMAEPRHRKNFYNYQQLSYDTHEWDFASWLWTMMAPQMMKEGGVAPVFPIGFGARKIYTCNGIVLRDRYEAGDVKTRFKYAVQRTVARADQALRGKEALCRKEARERAANECRYQYHEACRSCHARNICDGFHGDYVEMFGSAEAAPIDDIPLTDDPTFFIREQEKTVEPEDEAWAL from the coding sequence ATGACGTTCAAAAAGACGAAAAAACGAGTCCTGACGCGCCGCGGCGTGATGTGGCTGGGCCAAACCTGCAACCAACGCTGCTACTTCTGCTACTTTGTCGCGCACATCACCAACTGCGACGACAAGATGCACGATTTCATGGCGCTGGACAAGGCGAAACGGATTTGCAAAACCCTGCGGGACTACTACGGCAACACCGCGATAGATATCCAAGGCGGCGAACCGACCATCTACCCCGATATCTTCGAGTTGATCCGCTATTGCCGCGACATCGGCCTGTACCCGACGCTCATCACCAACGGCCTAATCCTCGGCCGGCCGGGCGCGATCGAAAAATACCGGGACGCCGGCCTTCGCGATTTCCTCGTCAGCCTCCACGGGCATGAAACGATCCACGACGAGGTCGTCGGCGTGGACGGCGCCTACGCCAAAATCCTCGCCGCCATCGGGCGCATGCGCGAAACGGGCGTTCCGTTCCGGTTCAACTGCACCATGTCGAAACCGGTCATTCCCGTCATTCCGAAGATTGCGGAGAAGGCCGTCGAATACGGCGCCTACGCCGTCAACTACATTGCGTTCAACCCGTTCGGCAACCAGGAACAGGGCCGCCGCACCCGCGAAAACGTCGGCCGCTACTCGGACATCAAGCCCTATCTGGCCGAGGCGATCGACCGGCTCGAAGAGGCCGGCATCGAAACCAACGTCCGTTACCTCCCGCTGTGTATGGCCGAACCGCGCCACCGCAAGAATTTCTACAACTACCAGCAACTTTCCTACGACACGCACGAATGGGATTTCGCCAGCTGGCTATGGACCATGATGGCGCCCCAGATGATGAAGGAAGGCGGCGTCGCCCCCGTGTTCCCCATCGGCTTCGGCGCGCGCAAGATTTACACCTGCAACGGGATCGTCCTGCGCGACCGCTACGAGGCGGGCGATGTGAAAACGCGATTCAAGTACGCCGTCCAACGAACCGTCGCGCGCGCCGACCAAGCGCTCCGCGGCAAGGAGGCGCTCTGCCGCAAGGAGGCCCGCGAACGCGCCGCCAACGAATGCCGGTATCAATATCATGAAGCCTGCCGGTCGTGCCATGCCCGAAACATCTGCGACGGATTCCACGGCGACTACGTCGAAATGTTCGGTTCGGCCGAGGCCGCGCCCATTGACGACATCCCCCTTACCGACGATCCCACCTTCTTTATCCGCGAACAGGAAAAAACCGTCGAGCCCGAAGACGAAGCCTGGGCGCTCTAA
- a CDS encoding dihydrodipicolinate synthase family protein has protein sequence MKDAIFFRGMMPIMPTVVTESGALDEAGQRRVVEYCLQCGAVAIGHFGYASEFHMLSEEQRRRLTGLIVREVAGRVPVFIGVAAPAVHIAVEYARQAADLGADLIMATLPYIDVPDSDGAFAYYQALSDASPLPIIVQDAGHCAPVLTADFMLRMHREIENIRYVKAEGARFLDKAAALIAGSGGTLPVIGGAGGKHLIHMLRLGVTAFMTGTEALDLHGGVVRAYLAGDEAEAARLYFERVLPYLVFYLDHSKELLKEMLHRRGLIDSPAMIAPAGVAPMSETERREFDWILKRIGFDQDPRKTFS, from the coding sequence ATGAAAGACGCGATTTTTTTCCGCGGCATGATGCCGATTATGCCGACGGTTGTCACGGAATCCGGCGCGCTGGACGAGGCCGGCCAGCGGCGCGTTGTCGAGTATTGCCTGCAATGCGGCGCCGTGGCCATCGGCCATTTCGGCTATGCTTCGGAATTTCACATGTTGTCGGAAGAACAACGGCGCCGGCTTACCGGATTGATAGTGCGGGAGGTCGCGGGCCGCGTGCCGGTATTCATCGGCGTGGCGGCGCCGGCCGTCCATATCGCCGTCGAATATGCGCGGCAAGCGGCGGATCTCGGCGCGGACCTGATCATGGCGACGCTGCCCTATATAGATGTGCCCGATTCCGATGGCGCGTTCGCCTATTATCAAGCCCTTTCGGACGCGTCGCCGTTGCCGATCATCGTGCAGGACGCGGGCCACTGCGCGCCGGTGTTGACTGCGGACTTCATGCTGCGCATGCACCGGGAAATCGAAAACATCCGGTATGTGAAGGCGGAAGGCGCCCGTTTCCTCGACAAGGCCGCCGCCCTGATTGCGGGATCGGGGGGAACGCTTCCGGTCATCGGCGGCGCCGGCGGCAAACATCTGATTCACATGCTGCGGCTGGGCGTCACCGCGTTCATGACCGGCACCGAGGCGCTCGATTTGCACGGCGGGGTGGTCCGCGCCTATCTCGCGGGCGACGAGGCGGAGGCCGCGCGTCTCTATTTCGAGCGCGTGCTGCCCTACCTCGTGTTCTACCTCGACCACTCCAAGGAATTGCTCAAGGAAATGCTCCATCGCCGGGGCCTCATTGACTCGCCCGCAATGATCGCCCCCGCCGGCGTCGCGCCCATGAGCGAAACCGAGCGCCGCGAATTTGACTGGATTCTCAAGCGGATCGGCTTCGATCAAGATCCCCGAAAGACATTTTCGTAA
- a CDS encoding radical SAM/SPASM domain-containing protein, protein MKRFIQAQLKKAMQYRAWKLLPAPAKAMAYAWCHDPVFPPVMQMEPTRRCNLRCVMCALTQFYHGDKTKDMTLEEFKRVISQLPKSVELVTIQGTGEPLLNKEIVPMIEFACRQGFRTNFNTNLLLLTDEMANRLVAAGLSEVVVSIETAHPERYADIRRNGDIERFLANLDKLNEAKQRAGVDHPKITACCVMMKHTLPDIPDLITTLEQRGVVRLHLADMCTYPEYTGPLTLADGSDLRDQALGASMSEEEIWRELSALKALGTDKIEVTIPGDWGGIKIEKPDDGTVLTCIELWRLPFVKANSEMCTCCWAPQYVMGDFKTQTFEEIWFGKPYRRMRMLHLMNKAPAQCRKCQQRFYSVAVPSRIFGVFEPEFRMEEVFL, encoded by the coding sequence ATGAAGAGATTTATTCAAGCGCAATTGAAAAAAGCCATGCAATACCGGGCTTGGAAACTCTTGCCCGCGCCCGCAAAAGCCATGGCCTATGCATGGTGCCACGACCCCGTTTTTCCGCCGGTAATGCAAATGGAGCCGACCCGCCGTTGTAACCTTCGCTGTGTGATGTGCGCCCTGACGCAGTTCTATCACGGCGACAAAACGAAAGACATGACGCTCGAGGAATTCAAACGGGTTATATCGCAACTCCCCAAAAGCGTCGAGCTGGTTACAATCCAAGGCACGGGCGAACCACTGCTCAATAAAGAAATCGTGCCCATGATCGAATTTGCCTGCCGCCAGGGTTTTCGCACGAATTTCAACACGAATTTGTTGTTGCTGACTGATGAGATGGCGAATCGTCTTGTGGCAGCCGGTTTATCGGAAGTGGTTGTTTCCATCGAAACGGCTCATCCCGAGCGGTATGCCGATATTCGCCGCAACGGCGACATTGAACGTTTTCTGGCCAATCTGGACAAACTAAACGAGGCGAAGCAGCGCGCGGGCGTGGATCATCCGAAAATCACCGCCTGCTGCGTCATGATGAAACATACCCTTCCCGATATTCCAGACCTGATAACCACCCTGGAGCAGCGCGGGGTCGTAAGGCTTCACTTGGCGGACATGTGCACCTACCCGGAATATACAGGACCGCTTACATTGGCCGATGGCTCCGATTTGCGCGATCAAGCCCTCGGAGCCAGCATGTCGGAAGAAGAAATTTGGCGGGAATTGTCGGCGCTCAAAGCGCTTGGCACCGACAAGATTGAAGTCACGATTCCGGGGGATTGGGGCGGCATCAAAATCGAAAAGCCGGACGACGGGACCGTCCTGACGTGTATCGAGCTGTGGCGGCTTCCGTTTGTCAAGGCAAACAGCGAAATGTGCACCTGTTGCTGGGCGCCCCAGTACGTCATGGGGGATTTTAAAACACAAACCTTCGAGGAAATTTGGTTCGGAAAACCGTACAGACGCATGCGCATGCTGCATTTGATGAACAAGGCGCCGGCACAGTGCCGGAAGTGCCAGCAGCGCTTTTATTCCGTGGCGGTTCCGTCGCGTATTTTCGGCGTCTTCGAACCGGAGTTCCGCATGGAAGAAGTCTTCCTCTGA
- a CDS encoding methylmalonyl-CoA mutase family protein, which yields MQETTFYKPSNHVRIVTATSLFDGHDVAINIMRRIMQDSGAEVIHLGHNRTASEVVEAAIQEDVQALALTCYQGGHVEFFQMVMDLLRDRGVPHVKVFGGGGGVIVPKEIAQIEAMGVGKIFSPEDGRRLGLQGMIDLVLKESDFPLPCEGVERRAGELHPANAALIARFITAVEEAKARQNGCLRSLTDALLKKVSRNVPILGFTGPGGAGKSSLVDELVTRFINDFPQKRVAVVSVDPTKRRTGGALLGDRIRMNSLASGRVYMRSLSTRRAESEIPDALPEVLTVLRAADFDFIVVETAGIGQGDAAIVPHVDATIYVMTAEFGAPTQLEKIDMLDLADFVAINKYDHRGAEDALRDVRRQFQRNRRLFDMPPEQLPVFGTIAARFNDDGVTALYQAVVEMMNDRTRCGWQSSLPPTDRRTSSVSSALVPPERVRYLAEVADTVERYHKTCAQQAELVERLWQIEGVLSQIGNSEMVSDFSNTRSSADSSMGHPVSVSALLEARREALQKQISPDCRRILEEFPAIREEYARDEIVYSVRGREICTTLHRRSLSGTRIPRVALPGYRNPGDWVRWAFRENVPGRFPFTAGVFPFKREDEDPTRMFAGEGGPERTNRRFKFLSHNHEAKRLSTAFDSVTLYGCDPDEQLDIYGKVGTSGVSICTIEDMKILFDGFDLCAPNTSVSMTINGPAPIVLAMFFNTAIDQQLARIEAEYGRPLSAGERERFTAWTLQTVRGTVQADILKEDQGQNTCIFAIDFALKMMGDVQEYFIRHGVQHFYSVSISGYHIAEAGANPISQLAFTLANGFTYVEYFLARGMDIDDFAPNLSFFFSSGMDPEYSVINRVARRIWAVAMRDKYGANERSQKLKTHIQTSGRSLHAHEIQFNDIRTTLQALTAMYDHCNSLHTNAYDEGITTPSEESVRRAQAIQLIIKNEFGPTINENPLQGSFLIEELTDLVEEAVLREFRRISERGGVLGAMETGYQRARIQEESMHYEQKKMDGSLPIIGVNTFINPHEDMNAVVGNLQLARAGEDEKRRQLDRLRAFQAAHRDEAPAALERLQQAALAGENVFAELMQTVRVCSLGQITRALFRVGGQFRRNM from the coding sequence ATGCAGGAAACCACTTTTTACAAACCATCGAACCATGTGCGCATCGTGACGGCCACCTCGCTGTTCGACGGGCACGACGTGGCCATCAACATCATGCGCCGGATTATGCAGGATTCCGGCGCGGAAGTCATCCATCTCGGACACAACCGGACGGCGTCCGAAGTGGTCGAGGCGGCCATTCAAGAAGATGTCCAGGCGCTTGCGCTGACCTGTTACCAGGGCGGCCACGTCGAGTTTTTCCAGATGGTCATGGACCTCCTGCGCGATCGGGGCGTTCCCCACGTTAAAGTGTTCGGCGGGGGCGGGGGTGTGATTGTACCCAAGGAAATCGCGCAAATCGAAGCGATGGGTGTCGGCAAGATTTTTTCGCCGGAAGACGGCCGCCGACTTGGGCTGCAGGGGATGATAGACCTGGTTCTGAAGGAATCGGATTTCCCGCTACCCTGCGAGGGGGTCGAGAGACGCGCCGGGGAATTGCACCCGGCGAATGCAGCGTTGATTGCGCGTTTCATAACGGCTGTCGAGGAAGCGAAGGCACGGCAGAACGGCTGTCTGCGTTCCCTGACGGATGCGTTGCTGAAAAAAGTGTCCCGCAATGTGCCGATCCTCGGATTTACGGGGCCGGGCGGCGCGGGCAAATCGTCCCTCGTGGACGAACTGGTCACGCGGTTTATCAACGATTTTCCCCAAAAACGCGTGGCGGTGGTATCGGTGGACCCGACGAAACGCCGCACCGGCGGCGCGTTGCTGGGCGACCGGATTCGCATGAACAGCCTCGCAAGCGGGCGCGTCTATATGCGATCGCTGTCCACCCGGCGGGCGGAGAGCGAAATCCCCGACGCGCTGCCGGAAGTGTTGACGGTCCTGCGCGCGGCGGACTTCGATTTCATCGTTGTCGAGACGGCCGGCATCGGGCAGGGCGACGCGGCGATTGTCCCGCATGTGGACGCCACGATCTATGTCATGACGGCGGAATTCGGCGCGCCGACCCAACTCGAAAAGATTGACATGCTGGATCTGGCCGATTTTGTCGCCATCAACAAATACGATCACCGAGGCGCGGAGGACGCCCTGCGCGATGTGCGCCGCCAGTTCCAGCGCAACCGGCGCCTTTTCGATATGCCGCCCGAACAGTTGCCCGTGTTCGGCACGATCGCCGCCCGATTCAACGACGACGGGGTAACGGCGCTTTACCAGGCCGTCGTGGAAATGATGAACGACCGGACCCGCTGTGGGTGGCAGTCGTCGCTGCCGCCCACGGACCGCCGGACCTCGTCGGTCTCGTCGGCGCTCGTGCCGCCGGAACGCGTGCGATACCTTGCTGAAGTCGCCGACACCGTCGAGCGATACCACAAAACCTGCGCGCAGCAGGCGGAACTCGTCGAACGATTGTGGCAAATTGAAGGCGTGCTTTCGCAGATTGGAAATTCGGAAATGGTCTCCGACTTTTCAAATACGCGATCGTCCGCCGATTCAAGCATGGGACATCCCGTGTCTGTTTCCGCATTGCTCGAAGCGCGGCGTGAAGCGCTGCAGAAGCAAATTTCGCCGGATTGCCGCCGTATCCTCGAGGAGTTTCCCGCGATTCGCGAGGAGTACGCACGGGACGAGATTGTTTATTCCGTCCGGGGCCGAGAGATTTGCACGACGTTGCACCGGAGAAGCCTTTCGGGAACGCGCATTCCGCGCGTGGCTCTGCCCGGATACCGCAATCCCGGGGATTGGGTTCGCTGGGCGTTTCGCGAGAATGTGCCGGGCCGTTTTCCGTTTACGGCGGGCGTATTCCCGTTCAAGCGCGAGGACGAGGATCCCACGCGCATGTTTGCGGGCGAAGGCGGTCCTGAACGGACGAACCGCCGGTTCAAATTCCTTTCGCACAATCACGAGGCCAAACGTCTTTCGACGGCGTTCGACTCGGTAACGTTGTATGGGTGCGATCCGGACGAACAGCTCGACATCTACGGCAAGGTGGGCACGTCGGGCGTTTCGATTTGCACGATCGAGGACATGAAGATCCTGTTCGACGGCTTCGATTTGTGCGCGCCCAACACCAGCGTTTCGATGACGATCAACGGTCCGGCGCCGATCGTTCTGGCCATGTTTTTCAACACGGCCATCGATCAACAACTGGCGCGCATCGAAGCCGAATACGGCCGCCCGTTGAGCGCCGGCGAACGGGAGCGGTTCACGGCGTGGACGCTGCAAACCGTCCGCGGCACCGTGCAGGCCGACATCCTCAAGGAAGACCAAGGCCAGAACACCTGCATATTCGCGATAGATTTCGCGCTCAAGATGATGGGGGATGTCCAGGAGTATTTCATCCGGCACGGCGTGCAGCATTTTTATTCGGTGTCCATTTCGGGCTATCACATCGCCGAGGCGGGCGCGAATCCCATTTCGCAGCTCGCCTTTACGCTCGCCAATGGATTCACCTACGTAGAGTATTTCCTTGCGCGCGGAATGGACATTGACGATTTTGCGCCCAATCTTTCGTTCTTCTTTTCGAGCGGCATGGATCCGGAATACAGCGTGATCAACCGTGTCGCCCGCCGCATCTGGGCGGTGGCGATGCGCGACAAGTACGGCGCGAACGAACGGTCGCAAAAATTGAAGACGCACATTCAGACCAGCGGGCGGTCGCTGCATGCCCACGAGATCCAATTCAACGACATCCGCACCACGCTCCAAGCGCTGACCGCCATGTACGATCATTGCAACTCGCTCCATACGAATGCCTACGACGAGGGCATCACGACTCCCTCGGAAGAGTCCGTGCGGCGCGCCCAGGCGATCCAGCTCATCATCAAAAACGAGTTCGGGCCCACCATCAACGAGAATCCGCTGCAGGGTTCCTTCCTCATCGAGGAACTGACGGATCTCGTTGAGGAGGCCGTCCTGCGCGAATTCCGCCGCATTTCCGAACGGGGCGGCGTGCTCGGCGCCATGGAAACCGGCTATCAGCGCGCCAGGATCCAGGAAGAGTCCATGCACTACGAGCAAAAAAAGATGGACGGTTCGCTGCCCATCATCGGCGTCAACACCTTCATCAATCCGCATGAGGACATGAATGCCGTCGTGGGCAACCTGCAACTGGCCCGCGCCGGCGAAGACGAAAAACGCCGCCAACTCGACCGGCTGCGCGCTTTTCAGGCCGCGCATCGCGACGAGGCGCCCGCCGCGCTCGAACGCCTCCAGCAGGCCGCGCTGGCCGGCGAAAACGTCTTCGCCGAACTGATGCAAACTGTCCGCGTATGCTCGCTGGGGCAGATTACCCGCGCCCTTTTCCGCGTCGGGGGCCAATTCCGCCGGAATATGTAG
- a CDS encoding radical SAM protein codes for MNDEDSKAARLLRWQHGETPGPWQMVVFPTNRCNLRCGICWQRWAENEYGALDYSDEIPDSRLLRLVDEAADMGVREWSIGGGGEPLVRAGLVEQMCMRIRERGMNGGLFTNGTLFKEPLLRRLVDIGWERIDFSLDGPSPEINDAIRGEGSFERTMANMRTLARIRRETGKKQPVIDIHMVLMRNNADHLDAMFEIVEEMMPSSFGLGALQAQSEQSQSLILTPEQMTALPELLENLHRRCQEKGIGTNAQHLLSGEAVRTKEAQPNRNGFGPSRIAAASCFEPWLTATILPQGYVGPCCAFWDVNAGNIRKQTLSETWTGSYMTRLREDALMGNLPQYCQWCPSHLRWQTEQIRRSVLDREQKEQERLISRQQGGVRNLPARLARVYRAHGVWGTFRRAYEWVKTR; via the coding sequence GTGAACGATGAAGACTCCAAAGCGGCGCGTCTGCTCCGTTGGCAACACGGAGAGACGCCCGGCCCTTGGCAAATGGTCGTTTTCCCCACGAACAGGTGCAATCTGCGTTGTGGTATTTGCTGGCAGCGATGGGCCGAAAACGAATACGGGGCGCTTGACTATTCAGACGAGATTCCGGACAGCCGATTGCTTCGCCTGGTAGACGAGGCGGCCGACATGGGCGTGCGCGAATGGTCCATCGGAGGCGGCGGAGAACCGCTGGTTCGCGCCGGCCTTGTCGAGCAGATGTGTATGCGTATTCGGGAACGAGGAATGAACGGTGGGCTCTTCACCAATGGGACATTGTTCAAAGAACCTCTGCTTCGGCGCCTGGTGGATATCGGGTGGGAACGCATTGATTTCAGCCTGGACGGCCCCTCGCCCGAAATCAACGACGCGATACGGGGCGAGGGATCTTTTGAACGCACCATGGCCAATATGCGTACCCTCGCCCGAATACGCCGCGAAACAGGAAAAAAGCAGCCTGTCATAGACATTCACATGGTGTTGATGCGAAACAATGCGGATCATTTGGATGCCATGTTCGAAATCGTGGAGGAAATGATGCCGTCAAGTTTCGGATTGGGAGCGCTTCAGGCACAAAGCGAACAGAGCCAATCACTGATCCTAACCCCCGAACAAATGACGGCGCTTCCTGAATTGTTGGAAAATCTGCACCGGCGCTGCCAAGAAAAAGGCATAGGCACGAACGCGCAGCATCTGTTGTCCGGGGAGGCGGTTCGGACAAAAGAGGCCCAACCGAATCGAAACGGTTTCGGCCCAAGCCGGATTGCGGCGGCTTCTTGCTTTGAACCCTGGCTGACAGCAACGATTCTTCCCCAAGGATATGTGGGGCCTTGTTGCGCTTTTTGGGATGTAAACGCCGGTAATATCAGAAAACAAACCCTGTCGGAAACATGGACAGGATCGTATATGACGCGCCTCCGGGAAGATGCGCTAATGGGAAATCTCCCGCAATACTGCCAATGGTGCCCATCGCATCTGAGATGGCAAACGGAACAAATCCGACGATCCGTGCTGGACCGTGAACAGAAAGAACAGGAACGTCTTATTTCGCGGCAACAAGGGGGTGTTCGCAATCTTCCAGCCCGTTTGGCCAGAGTCTATCGCGCCCACGGCGTCTGGGGTACTTTTCGCAGAGCGTATGAGTGGGTAAAAACCCGTTAG
- a CDS encoding SGNH/GDSL hydrolase family protein — MANAPENLSFQNPHQHKWPSRTTGGLAVLLVLAGLVCSPAGYSFLYGRFPAIDDYLFPASGWGLGLALIGSGTLLFALKRRIHPSSLLLLAATCVACFGTMELVLADLGIHSSFHFRWKTPKLVSWWDFSPVTGSRYIAREWSNPNWPINRNGFVGATDFTVEACADAEIRILAIGDSFTWGVQASSYANSYVALFEKRLKAERNVVVWNTAIPGIGQKQELLSLKTYAPLLRPQFVILGFFMNDFDDNMYPMSMYYIFEDSPNFIMRYEDMGDGRIRTLSPVEAYWRAHPLSERLSASRVFLQFCNVARSGQQWLAPLVRREVSREQNAVESPGDSELIRTLRGGMETADLLAQIRDYVEGQPARLIALIIPHIDDLKTPSRTYQAAVSLFDSLGIEYVELRDCLERSDYVSRPSVHWNDSGHKKAAGVLAEHVENALNKKTAGPATDLMESFIASQ, encoded by the coding sequence ATGGCGAACGCGCCTGAAAACCTGTCTTTTCAGAATCCACACCAACATAAATGGCCGTCACGGACGACCGGTGGTCTTGCCGTCCTGCTTGTTCTTGCGGGGCTTGTGTGCAGCCCCGCCGGCTATTCGTTTCTGTACGGCCGCTTCCCAGCGATAGACGATTATCTGTTTCCCGCCTCGGGGTGGGGCCTAGGCTTGGCGTTGATCGGATCGGGGACTTTGCTTTTTGCGTTGAAACGCCGGATACATCCATCGAGTCTCCTGCTTCTTGCCGCCACATGCGTCGCCTGTTTTGGGACAATGGAATTGGTGCTGGCGGATTTGGGCATCCATTCTTCCTTCCATTTCCGATGGAAGACGCCGAAATTGGTTTCCTGGTGGGATTTCAGCCCGGTTACGGGGAGTCGTTATATCGCCCGCGAATGGAGCAATCCGAATTGGCCCATCAACCGTAACGGCTTTGTCGGCGCGACCGATTTTACCGTGGAGGCATGCGCCGATGCGGAGATCCGCATCCTGGCGATCGGCGACTCGTTCACTTGGGGCGTCCAGGCGTCCTCGTATGCGAATAGTTACGTTGCCCTTTTTGAAAAGCGGCTGAAGGCGGAAAGAAATGTCGTCGTCTGGAATACGGCCATTCCCGGAATCGGGCAGAAGCAGGAACTGTTATCTCTGAAAACGTATGCTCCCCTTTTGCGCCCGCAGTTTGTGATACTCGGCTTTTTCATGAACGATTTCGACGACAACATGTATCCCATGAGTATGTACTATATTTTCGAGGACAGCCCCAATTTCATTATGCGTTACGAGGATATGGGAGACGGACGCATTCGGACGCTAAGTCCCGTGGAGGCTTACTGGCGCGCCCATCCGCTTTCGGAACGGCTGTCGGCCTCGCGGGTCTTCCTCCAATTTTGTAACGTGGCGCGCAGCGGGCAACAATGGTTGGCTCCACTCGTCCGGCGGGAGGTCTCCCGCGAACAGAATGCCGTCGAAAGCCCCGGCGATTCGGAATTGATTCGCACCCTGCGCGGCGGGATGGAAACAGCCGATCTGCTGGCTCAAATCCGCGATTATGTCGAAGGGCAACCCGCGCGCCTGATTGCACTGATCATTCCGCATATTGACGACCTGAAAACGCCCTCCAGGACTTATCAGGCAGCCGTTTCGTTGTTCGATTCCCTCGGCATCGAGTATGTCGAACTCAGGGATTGTTTGGAGCGAAGCGATTATGTATCCCGCCCTTCCGTGCATTGGAACGACAGCGGCCATAAAAAAGCCGCGGGTGTCTTGGCGGAACACGTGGAAAATGCGTTGAATAAAAAAACCGCAGGACCAGCAACCGACTTGATGGAATCGTTTATCGCATCTCAGTAA